In a genomic window of Methanosarcina horonobensis HB-1 = JCM 15518:
- a CDS encoding matrixin family metalloprotease codes for MTYPDADGDRMEACYLRFNSDYSWSTSGESGKYDVQNIDTHEFGHWLSLGDTSNTEATMYKYANLGETKKRSLTSDDIAGIRSIYP; via the coding sequence ATGACTTATCCAGACGCCGATGGAGATAGAATGGAAGCTTGTTATTTAAGATTCAACAGTGATTATAGTTGGTCAACCTCAGGAGAATCGGGAAAGTATGATGTGCAAAATATTGACACTCATGAATTTGGGCACTGGTTAAGTTTGGGTGATACTAGCAATACTGAGGCAACAATGTACAAGTACGCAAATTTGGGGGAGACTAAGAAGAGATCTCTCACTTCGGATGATATCGCAGGTATCAGGTCTATTTATCCTTAA
- a CDS encoding UPF0228 family protein: MSKINGKITGFIVFLILVVLWGLFTSAPADTKTSIDDELKVAGMKIRFEDGTTEPEVKAILENYNMTMNYNIDYNVDSVVNKYYIMLGKDNWNIRRELNKGMKEEKKDWIESSPAQVIRKGDDYILTVSEQAAHDENFLAILDKYDIPVKKFVWCYIRFEKPDGSKYWIPEEDAITIKNELERNESIFTVSIDYIYDQ; encoded by the coding sequence ATGAGTAAAATCAACGGGAAAATTACTGGTTTTATTGTTTTTCTAATTCTCGTAGTGCTTTGGGGATTATTTACAAGCGCTCCAGCTGATACAAAAACATCAATTGACGATGAACTGAAGGTAGCTGGTATGAAAATCCGATTCGAAGACGGAACTACTGAGCCAGAGGTTAAAGCTATTCTTGAAAACTATAATATGACTATGAACTATAACATCGATTACAATGTTGATTCTGTGGTGAACAAATACTATATAATGTTAGGTAAAGACAATTGGAATATAAGACGTGAACTGAATAAAGGAATGAAGGAAGAGAAAAAAGATTGGATTGAATCTTCTCCTGCTCAAGTTATTAGGAAAGGAGACGACTATATACTTACGGTATCTGAACAAGCTGCTCACGATGAAAACTTTCTTGCGATACTGGACAAATATGATATTCCAGTGAAAAAGTTCGTCTGGTGCTATATTCGCTTTGAAAAGCCAGATGGATCTAAGTATTGGATTCCAGAGGAAGATGCAATCACAATAAAAAATGAGCTCGAACGAAATGAAAGTATTTTTACAGTATCTATTGACTACATTTATGATCAGTAA
- the mmp11 gene encoding methanogenesis marker protein 11, protein MGFRQTIILPLSIPRKKEVFGITKHINACALDNRQTEEINLNDPYTVPYRGIYAVCDAKNEYAEIIEHSNCYSGAAWSLYHYAKAPLILKARSTGNMIRYFMKTGTSKLELKPSVAAAGIESVIVQGDEVEITYAGLGGGGVGATRCRAFADGVLRYRISESGGERCAKGTIVVPRRDRVLIGIDDTDSKDVGATWTLTHNIARELDCQEAVYLSHALVQLFPVPEKTQNCMSTVLEFGCVDENAKLRLVSSFKKALEKYSASKETGLVVLSDFYAKGLYSYSNRCRTKRVSKEDTLRCAEENNVEVLLSGNGVIGALASLPWFGRPEESIIPGTEIKPMSMEKTS, encoded by the coding sequence ATGGGCTTTCGACAAACAATTATCCTCCCACTTTCTATCCCCCGTAAAAAGGAGGTCTTCGGCATTACAAAACATATAAACGCCTGTGCACTGGACAACAGACAGACTGAGGAAATAAACCTTAATGATCCCTATACCGTGCCTTACAGGGGCATTTATGCGGTCTGTGACGCGAAAAATGAATATGCGGAGATTATCGAACACTCCAACTGCTACAGCGGGGCAGCCTGGTCTCTTTACCATTATGCAAAGGCTCCCCTCATCCTGAAAGCCCGTTCAACGGGAAATATGATCCGTTATTTCATGAAAACCGGAACCTCAAAGCTCGAACTCAAACCCTCGGTTGCAGCTGCAGGCATAGAATCCGTGATCGTGCAGGGGGACGAAGTGGAGATCACATATGCAGGGCTGGGAGGCGGAGGCGTTGGTGCAACCCGCTGCAGAGCATTTGCGGACGGAGTCTTACGTTACAGGATTTCCGAATCAGGAGGAGAGCGCTGTGCAAAAGGCACTATTGTAGTTCCCCGCAGGGACCGTGTCCTTATAGGCATAGATGATACAGACTCAAAGGATGTAGGAGCTACCTGGACCCTGACTCACAATATCGCAAGAGAGCTCGACTGCCAGGAAGCCGTTTACCTCTCCCATGCCCTTGTCCAGCTTTTCCCGGTCCCTGAAAAGACCCAGAACTGCATGTCAACAGTCCTCGAATTCGGCTGTGTGGACGAAAACGCAAAGTTAAGGTTGGTCAGTTCTTTTAAAAAAGCTCTTGAGAAATACAGCGCATCGAAAGAAACAGGGCTTGTAGTGTTATCTGATTTTTACGCAAAAGGACTTTATTCTTACAGCAACCGCTGCCGGACTAAAAGAGTCTCAAAGGAAGACACCCTGCGCTGCGCCGAAGAAAATAATGTGGAAGTTCTGCTCAGCGGTAATGGGGTAATAGGTGCTCTTGCTTCTCTGCCCTGGTTCGGAAGACCCGAAGAATCTATCATTCCCGGGACAGAAATAAAGCCCATGAGTATGGAAAAAACCAGCTAA
- a CDS encoding thiamine pyrophosphate-dependent enzyme, which produces MKDEAAYETVCNGFEALCFAALDSDVALITGVPGYPVTSLMELFLKTNDPTYSASWLTNEKVALEVALGVSVSGRRALVLVKHVGMNLLSDPLITSVTHTIGAGLVIIAGDDPGAKGSQNEQDSRWYGRIAEVAVFDPSSPEAAYRTLRRAYELSEESRVPVILRVTAGLEKSKGKIRRLPVSSAPHPEFDRSIWKLRMTEKHQHFHSKVYPMLEEEVETTDFNEIRKEGELIKGAERIGVISSGFASALVEDIVKKSGKHQGISHLVLNLVNPLPMKKIGAFLKDNQKVLVIEESEPFIEEQIRIAGNVCGKKTGHLPYGEITPEDIEFAFEHIEEEKVSRLADSGFIESRKKGRAAICEDCPYLPLYYFLRITDIRVAGDMGCSVRSAPEPLAAVDISFALGSAISVACGFEKKGIAVIGDFALAHSGILGLLNAANEGCEVLVLVLQNEVAAMTGGQKVPDLRKVVEAIVPDVSFFDMDNEVKKQSSGSELSDLIKEKLAFPGISVIFIKGMCRKY; this is translated from the coding sequence TTGAAAGATGAAGCAGCATATGAAACTGTATGCAATGGATTTGAAGCTCTTTGTTTTGCAGCTCTTGATAGCGACGTCGCACTCATAACAGGAGTTCCCGGATATCCTGTTACTTCCCTGATGGAACTTTTTTTGAAAACAAACGATCCAACATACAGTGCCAGCTGGCTTACAAATGAGAAAGTAGCTCTGGAAGTAGCTCTCGGAGTCTCGGTTTCGGGTAGAAGGGCTCTTGTGCTTGTAAAGCACGTTGGCATGAATCTCCTTTCGGACCCGCTTATAACTTCGGTTACGCACACTATTGGAGCAGGGCTGGTAATCATTGCAGGAGACGATCCCGGTGCAAAAGGCTCTCAGAACGAGCAGGACTCTCGCTGGTACGGCCGGATAGCCGAGGTTGCAGTATTTGACCCGAGCAGTCCCGAAGCTGCATACCGAACCCTCAGAAGGGCTTACGAGCTTTCAGAGGAAAGTCGTGTTCCGGTCATCTTAAGGGTAACCGCAGGCCTGGAGAAAAGTAAAGGAAAAATCCGGCGACTACCCGTGTCTTCAGCTCCCCACCCCGAATTTGACCGCTCTATCTGGAAGCTCCGTATGACGGAAAAGCACCAGCATTTTCACTCTAAAGTTTATCCGATGCTTGAAGAAGAAGTCGAAACTACTGACTTTAACGAAATAAGGAAAGAAGGCGAGCTGATCAAAGGAGCTGAAAGGATCGGAGTTATCTCTTCGGGTTTTGCATCTGCGCTTGTCGAAGACATAGTGAAGAAATCAGGCAAACATCAGGGAATCTCTCACCTTGTCCTCAATCTTGTAAACCCCCTTCCCATGAAAAAAATAGGGGCTTTTCTGAAAGATAATCAGAAAGTACTCGTTATCGAAGAATCCGAGCCTTTCATAGAAGAGCAGATCCGTATTGCTGGCAACGTTTGCGGCAAAAAGACCGGGCATCTCCCGTATGGAGAAATAACACCCGAAGATATCGAATTTGCCTTTGAACACATCGAAGAAGAAAAGGTCTCAAGACTTGCAGATTCCGGTTTTATCGAATCCAGAAAAAAAGGCAGGGCTGCTATCTGCGAGGACTGCCCCTATCTCCCGCTCTACTATTTTCTTCGCATAACTGATATTCGGGTTGCCGGAGATATGGGCTGCTCTGTCCGGAGCGCTCCTGAGCCTCTTGCTGCAGTTGATATCAGCTTTGCCCTGGGTTCGGCAATCTCGGTTGCCTGCGGCTTTGAGAAAAAAGGTATAGCTGTAATCGGTGACTTTGCCCTTGCACATTCCGGCATCCTCGGGCTCTTAAATGCTGCAAACGAAGGTTGCGAAGTGCTTGTTCTCGTACTCCAGAACGAAGTCGCAGCCATGACAGGAGGGCAGAAAGTTCCTGACCTCAGGAAAGTGGTAGAAGCGATAGTTCCTGATGTTTCGTTCTTTGATATGGATAATGAAGTAAAAAAGCAGTCTTCTGGCTCAGAACTTTCTGACCTTATCAAAGAAAAACTTGCCTTTCCGGGCATCTCAGTTATTTTTATAAAAGGCATGTGCAGAAAATATTGA